The following coding sequences are from one Verrucomicrobiia bacterium window:
- a CDS encoding methyltransferase domain-containing protein, whose amino-acid sequence MAALTPTLFAADTPAPKRQPDVVFVPTPQEVVDKMLELAEVKKGDIVYDLGCGDGRIVVTAAKKFGVKAYGFDINPERVKESLENVKTNKVEHLVTIKEADIFELDLSEATVVTLYLLPDLNVKLMPQLRKLKPGSRIVSHDFDMRGAKPLKVEKVVVKRQDGDNSYVHEGEHTVYLWKVPWEEEK is encoded by the coding sequence ATGGCGGCCCTAACCCCAACCCTCTTTGCCGCGGACACCCCGGCGCCCAAACGCCAGCCGGACGTGGTCTTCGTGCCCACTCCGCAGGAAGTCGTGGACAAGATGTTGGAGCTGGCTGAAGTGAAGAAGGGGGACATTGTTTATGACTTGGGCTGCGGCGATGGCCGGATTGTGGTGACCGCCGCCAAGAAATTTGGGGTCAAGGCCTATGGCTTTGACATCAACCCTGAGCGCGTCAAGGAATCCCTCGAAAATGTTAAAACCAATAAAGTCGAGCACCTGGTAACCATCAAGGAAGCCGACATTTTTGAACTGGACCTGAGCGAGGCCACGGTGGTGACACTGTACCTGCTGCCCGATTTGAACGTGAAATTGATGCCGCAGCTCCGCAAGCTCAAACCCGGCTCGCGCATCGTCTCCCATGATTTTGACATGCGCGGCGCCAAGCCGCTCAAGGTGGAAAAGGTGGTCGTCAAACGGCAGGACGGCGACAATTCTTATGTGCATGAAGGCGAGCACACCGTTTATTTGTGGAAGGTGCCCTGGGAAGAGGAAAAATAG